The window TCCCGAACGACGTGTGGTGGGGGTCAGTCCCGCGTAGGAGGCGAGGTGGGCGGCAGTGGGGAACGCGCCGGCGTCGCCGACCTCGGCCAGGATGCGGGCACCGGTCCTGACTGCGACCCCAGGCATGGAGGTCAGGACCTTCGCGAGAGGGTGGGCCTCCAGCAGGGCCGTCATGCGGGTCTCCAGGATCTCGCGACGCCTGAGGAGAACGGCGAGAGACTCGGCCAGACAGGAGATGATGTCGCCGGCCGAGGCCGTGCCGTGGTGGGTGGACTTGCCCACGTCCAGGGCGCAGAACACGTCGATGGATGTGAAGTCGTTGCTGGTCACCGGGCTTTCCCTCCCCGGAGTCACCACCGGTGGCCCGCCCAGGCACCGGAGATCGGCAGCCACATTACGCAGCCCTGCCCATCGGCGGACACGCTTCCATCAGCGACCATCCGGTGCCGCCAGAACCGGCGACAGCCCCGGGGAGTTCCGCGTACGCACTCAACGCCCACCGCCCTCTCGGACTCGAACTCCCGCCCGGTGGTGCTGCCGTCGGCTCCCGACGTCTCGTTGGGCGATGCCCGTAGTGGGGGCGGGTGTTGTTCTATGCCGCGAGGACGGGTTCGGTCGGCGTCTGCTGGTGTCTGACCGGTGGTGCGGTCCGGGCCGTGCGGCGGGTGGTGAAGACGTAGAGGCGGAGGGTGAGGTAGCGGGCCGTGCCTGCGAGGGCGGAGGCGCTGAGGTAGACGGTCTGCTCGGTCAGCATGCCGGGGCAGGGCTGTATGAGGTGCAGGGCCCATATGGCGAGGCTGGTCGTGAGGTAGGCGGCGGTTGCTGTGCCGGCTGACTGCCAGTGCTCTCGCCATCGGGCGCCGCGTCCTCGGGCGAAGGTGTAGCGGGCGTGAAGTTCGGTGCACAGCAGGGTGGAGACGATCGTGATGACCGCGTTCGAGGCCGCCCAGGGCATGGCCATGGCCAGCAGCGGTACGGCGAGGCTGGCGAGGATGCCGGTGCCGCCCCCGAGGATGACGAACCGGATGAAGGAGGCGAGGGGGCCGGGGCCTGCCGGGGTCGCCGCCTTGGGCTTGTGTGAAAGCGGCGACTTCATGGCGATGTCCTTCCCGGTGGGTTGGGTGTTCCTGTCAGAGGCTGCGGGCGGTGATGTCGCCGTGGGTGGTGGTGGCGCGGATGTCGAGTTCGGCGGTGCCGTCGTTCTTGAGGGCGTTGCTGATCCGGCCGTAGCCGGTGCCGGCGTCCAGGGCGGCGGAGACTCCGGCGGCGGCGGTGACCGAGATGTCGCCGGACTGGGTGCTGAGGACGACCTCGCCGCGTACGGCCTCGGCGATGCGGATGTCGCCCCGCTGGGTGCTGATCTTCGCGGGGCCGCCCAGCCGGCCGACCTCGACGTCGCCGTCGGTGGCGGTGAGGCGCAGGCTCGCGGCCTCGTCGATCTTGATGCGGTGGTAGGCGCCGTCGAACTCGACGTCCCCGAGGCGGCCGACGACGCGCAGTTCGCCGGCGGCCGTCTTCGCCTCGACGCGGGAGCCGGCGGGCAGCTTGACGGTGACCTCGACGGACCCGGACGGGCCGAGGAGCCGGTTGCCTCCTTCCGGGGCCTGGATCCGCAGGACGCCGTCGTCGTAGCCGACCTCCAGCTGCTCCGCCGCTTTCACGTCACGGGACTTGGCGGCGTTGGCGGGCCGGACCTCGACGACGGTGTCGGGCCGGTCGGCGGCGATGAGCTGGATGCGTCCGGCGGGGATGTCCAGGACGGCGGAGATCGGGGCGGGGGTCTTGAACGTCTGCATCGTGCTCTCCTTCGTCTTCCGGCGGGCGCCCTGTCGGCCCGGCCGTTTCTGACGATGGAAAAGCTACGTTGCGTTCAAGAAACTGGCAACACACTCGTTGCGCTAAATCACCGTCACAGCAGCTCACAGCCGCTAAATCATTGCAACGGCTTGGAAAGTAACGCAACAGCCACACCCTCATCCGTTGCAATGGTGCGGCGATGAACGCTCCCTTGGCCCAGGGCCTCAAGCGAAGGAGGCCCCTCTGTTGTCAGCGGCTCGTGAGACAGTCGCCCCGCGCCGGGCACCGTGGGAGGGGATGCATGAAAGCGATGCCTGAGATTGTCGGGCGGGATGAATTCGACGCTCTGGTCATCAGGACTGACTTCGATGACGCCGCCGCATGGCAGGCGGTGGCGGCGGCCTTGGCTCAACCATGGGGAGACAACGGCGAGTTCGAAGCCTCCGTGTACCTCATCGACGATCCTGCTTGGGCCGAGCTCGGGCCCGATGAGGTCCTCAACGCCGTGAGACGCGACGAAAACCTGAGCGTGGTGTTCCTCGCCGACCGAGTCACGATGCAGTCTGTCCATCACGCGCTGCTGGCCCTCGACATCGCCGAGGACGAAGACGACGACCTCGACCCGATGTACTACCAGGAGCTCATCGACTCCCCGCCACCTCGCGAATTCCGGACTGTTCCGGCGGGCGTCCACGCGGTGCACGGAAACCTGTCGATCGGCAACATGGACTTCGCGGAGTTCGCAGAGGCGGCGTTCGCCGATCCCGACCGGATCTATCGGTCCTTCTGAGCGCGCTGCTCCCGCCAACAGCCTGCTGGAGGCGATGCGCACACGCACGCGGACCGAGAGCGCTGACCTCGCCGTCGAGGAGCGTTGCTGCGCGGGGCTGTTACGGGTGGTTGGTGCGCGGGCGGTCCTGGGCCTCGCCGTTGAGGATGAGGCGCTTGTACGTCCAGAGCTTTGTGCGTTCCTCGCGGGTCAGGTAGTCGGCGAGGCGGTTCACTTCGTCCCAAGCCGCCGAGCGTGCGGTGCGGGCGGCCTGCCAGTCGCGTCGGCGGATGGCTTCCTCCAGCTGTCCCATGAGCTGGGTGAGCTGCTTGCGGGCTGCCTGCTGGCTCCTCGTGAACCCGGCCTGGCGGGGTACCGCGTGTCGTTCCTCCCACGCGGGACCGCCCGTGACCAGATGCACGCGAGGGCGGGGTCGGTGTGCCATGAAAACCTTGTCTGTCGGTAGCCGGGGCACCAGTGTGCCGTGCGGGTGGCTTCCCTCGCCGGCGGGGCCGGGCGCGCAAGGCGGATGGGCCGCCTGATAGCCAGTCAGGACAAGGGCCATGGTGGCTGGTCCGGGGTGCGCGCAGTGCATCGTGTGAGCGAAGCGGGTCTTGATCACTCGTGGATAGGTTTGGGTCGTGACAGGTGACAGGTGACAGGTGACAGGTGACAGGTGACAGGTGACTGGCGGACGGACCGGATCGGTGCTGCTCTGCGTGGCGAGAACCCGACCGTGCTGCGGAGGCTTGAGTCGGGGTTTGCGGTGATCGGCGATGTGCAGTTCCTGCCGGGCTACTCGGTTCTCCTCGTGGATGAACGGAAAGTTCAACGGCTGTCTGACTTGCCGAGGGCGAAGCGGCTGTCGTTTCTGTCCGACATGGACCGGCTCGGCGAAGCGGTCGAACGGGCCTGTCGCCAGCTGGACCCCCAGTTCCGCCGGGTCAACCTTGAGATCCTGGGGAACACCGACCCGTTCCTGCACGCCCATGTCTGGCCGCGGTTCGAGTGGGAACCAGCCGAGTTGGTGGGCCGGCCGGTGTGGCTGTATCCGCGTGAGCGATGGAGTGACGAGCGGTTCAGGCTCGGTCCGCAGCACGATGTGCTGCGGGACGCGATCGCCGGCGAACTGGACAGGCTGCGTTTGATGGGCTGACGGCGCGGGCTCGGTGATCAGTGACGATGGGTGGACGTCGTCGCCAGAAGACTGCCTCCCGCTATTGCGGTGCGATCGCTTTGAGCCAGTCCTCGACGGCGAGGACATCTGCCCACTGAGGGAACAGCCTCTCGGTGAGCATCGTGTGCACCTCGGGGTCGGGGTCGAGGCAGGCATCCGCCAGGACGGTGAGGCCGAAGTCCAGGTCGATGGCGCGCCACAGGGTGGACAGCACTACAGCGCTGGTGGCGATGCCGG of the Streptomyces sp. NBC_00287 genome contains:
- a CDS encoding transposase, with product MTSNDFTSIDVFCALDVGKSTHHGTASAGDIISCLAESLAVLLRRREILETRMTALLEAHPLAKVLTSMPGVAVRTGARILAEVGDAGAFPTAAHLASYAGLTPTTRRSGTSIRGEGPPRGGNKMLKRALFLASFASLSSPESRAYYDRKRAEKKGHNAALICLTRRRVDVLHAMLKHRTLYQPGREQAA
- a CDS encoding GtrA family protein — translated: MKSPLSHKPKAATPAGPGPLASFIRFVILGGGTGILASLAVPLLAMAMPWAASNAVITIVSTLLCTELHARYTFARGRGARWREHWQSAGTATAAYLTTSLAIWALHLIQPCPGMLTEQTVYLSASALAGTARYLTLRLYVFTTRRTARTAPPVRHQQTPTEPVLAA
- a CDS encoding DUF4097 family beta strand repeat-containing protein produces the protein MQTFKTPAPISAVLDIPAGRIQLIAADRPDTVVEVRPANAAKSRDVKAAEQLEVGYDDGVLRIQAPEGGNRLLGPSGSVEVTVKLPAGSRVEAKTAAGELRVVGRLGDVEFDGAYHRIKIDEAASLRLTATDGDVEVGRLGGPAKISTQRGDIRIAEAVRGEVVLSTQSGDISVTAAAGVSAALDAGTGYGRISNALKNDGTAELDIRATTTHGDITARSL
- a CDS encoding DUF6924 domain-containing protein, with amino-acid sequence MPEIVGRDEFDALVIRTDFDDAAAWQAVAAALAQPWGDNGEFEASVYLIDDPAWAELGPDEVLNAVRRDENLSVVFLADRVTMQSVHHALLALDIAEDEDDDLDPMYYQELIDSPPPREFRTVPAGVHAVHGNLSIGNMDFAEFAEAAFADPDRIYRSF
- a CDS encoding HIT family protein, whose translation is MTGDWRTDRIGAALRGENPTVLRRLESGFAVIGDVQFLPGYSVLLVDERKVQRLSDLPRAKRLSFLSDMDRLGEAVERACRQLDPQFRRVNLEILGNTDPFLHAHVWPRFEWEPAELVGRPVWLYPRERWSDERFRLGPQHDVLRDAIAGELDRLRLMG